From one Melospiza melodia melodia isolate bMelMel2 chromosome 6, bMelMel2.pri, whole genome shotgun sequence genomic stretch:
- the CDKL1 gene encoding cyclin-dependent kinase-like 1 isoform X2 — translation MERYEKLGKVGEGSYGVVFKCRNKDTGQIVAIKKFLESEEDPVIRKIALREIRMLKRLKHPNLVRLLEVFRRKRRLHLVLEYCEHTVLQELGRHPRGVPEYLVKSITWQTLQAVNFCHKHNCIHRDVKPENILITKHSVIKLCDFGFARILSPSDPYTDYVATRWYRSPELLVGDTQYGPPVDVWAIGCVFAELLAGLPLWPGQSDVDQLYLIRRTLGDLIPRHQQVFSTNQFFSGVRIPDPEIMEPLEVKFPNISYSALALMKGCLRMDPAERQSCEQLLQHPYFDSLREAAELGRERQRGSQRAARLPRRHLPGLQHLPQLTCSKVLPALDSKKNCCKTRKPKYHFPNI, via the exons ATGGAGCGCTACGAGAAGCTGGGCAAGGTCGGCGAGGGCTCCTACGGCGTCGTGTTCAAGTGCCGCAACAAGGACACGGGGCAGATTGTGGCCATCAAGAAGTTCCTGGAGTCCGAGGAGGACCCGGTGATCCGGAAGATCGCCCTGAGGGAGATCCGCATGCTCAAG CGACTCAAACACCCGAACCTGGTGAGGCTGCTCGAGGTGTTCCGGAGGAAGCGGCGGCTGCACCTGGTGCTGGAGTACTGCGAGCACAccgtgctgcaggagctgggccggCACCCCCGcgg GGTGCCAGAGTACCTGGTGAAGAGCATAACCTGGCAGACCCTGCAGGCTGTGAACTTCTGCCACAAACACAAT TGCATCCACCGGGACGtgaagccagagaacatcctgatAACGAAGCACTCTGTCATCAAACTCTGTGACTTTGGATTTGCTCGAATACTGA GTCCCAGCGATCCCTACACGGACTACGTGGCCACGCGCTGGTACCGCAGCCCGGAGCTGCTGGTGGGGGACACCCAGTACGGGCCCCCCGTGGACGTGTGGGCCATCGGCTGCGTGTTCGCCGAGCTGCTCGCGGGGCTGCCCCTGTGGCCCGGCCAGTCGGACGTGGATCAGCTGTACCTGATCCGCAGAACCCTGG GGGATCTCATTCCCAGGCACCAGCAAGTGTTCAGCACCAACCAGTTCTTCAGTGGGGTAAGAATTCCAGACCCAGAGATCATG gaacCATTGGAAGTGAAATTCCCCAATATTTCATACTCTGCACTGGCTCTCATGAAG GGCTGCCTCCGGATGGACCCTGCggagaggcagagctgtgagcagctgctgcagcaccccTACTTTGACAGCCTgagggaggcagcagagctgggcagagagCGCCAGAGGGGCTCGCAGAGAGcagccaggctgcctcggaggcaCCTGCCGGGG TTACAGCACCTGCCTCAGCTGACCTGCAGCAAAGTTCTCCCAGCTTTGGACAGCAAGAAGAACTGCTGCAAGACAAGGAAACCAAAGTACCACTTCCCAAACATCTGA
- the CDKL1 gene encoding cyclin-dependent kinase-like 1 isoform X3 — MERYEKLGKVGEGSYGVVFKCRNKDTGQIVAIKKFLESEEDPVIRKIALREIRMLKRLKHPNLVRLLEVFRRKRRLHLVLEYCEHTVLQELGRHPRGVPEYLVKSITWQTLQAVNFCHKHNCIHRDVKPENILITKHSVIKLCDFGFARILTGPSDPYTDYVATRWYRSPELLVGDTQYGPPVDVWAIGCVFAELLAGLPLWPGQSDVDQLYLIRRTLGDLIPRHQQVFSTNQFFSGEPLEVKFPNISYSALALMKGCLRMDPAERQSCEQLLQHPYFDSLREAAELGRERQRGSQRAARLPRRHLPGLQHLPQLTCSKVLPALDSKKNCCKTRKPKYHFPNI; from the exons ATGGAGCGCTACGAGAAGCTGGGCAAGGTCGGCGAGGGCTCCTACGGCGTCGTGTTCAAGTGCCGCAACAAGGACACGGGGCAGATTGTGGCCATCAAGAAGTTCCTGGAGTCCGAGGAGGACCCGGTGATCCGGAAGATCGCCCTGAGGGAGATCCGCATGCTCAAG CGACTCAAACACCCGAACCTGGTGAGGCTGCTCGAGGTGTTCCGGAGGAAGCGGCGGCTGCACCTGGTGCTGGAGTACTGCGAGCACAccgtgctgcaggagctgggccggCACCCCCGcgg GGTGCCAGAGTACCTGGTGAAGAGCATAACCTGGCAGACCCTGCAGGCTGTGAACTTCTGCCACAAACACAAT TGCATCCACCGGGACGtgaagccagagaacatcctgatAACGAAGCACTCTGTCATCAAACTCTGTGACTTTGGATTTGCTCGAATACTGA CAGGTCCCAGCGATCCCTACACGGACTACGTGGCCACGCGCTGGTACCGCAGCCCGGAGCTGCTGGTGGGGGACACCCAGTACGGGCCCCCCGTGGACGTGTGGGCCATCGGCTGCGTGTTCGCCGAGCTGCTCGCGGGGCTGCCCCTGTGGCCCGGCCAGTCGGACGTGGATCAGCTGTACCTGATCCGCAGAACCCTGG GGGATCTCATTCCCAGGCACCAGCAAGTGTTCAGCACCAACCAGTTCTTCAGTGGG gaacCATTGGAAGTGAAATTCCCCAATATTTCATACTCTGCACTGGCTCTCATGAAG GGCTGCCTCCGGATGGACCCTGCggagaggcagagctgtgagcagctgctgcagcaccccTACTTTGACAGCCTgagggaggcagcagagctgggcagagagCGCCAGAGGGGCTCGCAGAGAGcagccaggctgcctcggaggcaCCTGCCGGGG TTACAGCACCTGCCTCAGCTGACCTGCAGCAAAGTTCTCCCAGCTTTGGACAGCAAGAAGAACTGCTGCAAGACAAGGAAACCAAAGTACCACTTCCCAAACATCTGA
- the L2HGDH gene encoding L-2-hydroxyglutarate dehydrogenase, mitochondrial, translating to MAAALRGRAGPGGAPALWRLQGRRRSSFDVAVVGAGIVGLATARELQQRHPSLALAVLEKEQEPAHHQSGHNSGVIHSGIYYTPGSLKARLCVQGAALCYRYCDQKGIPYKQCGKLIVAVEQDEIPRLKALYERGLQNNVPGLKLIGAKEIQEKEPFCRGLMALDSPYTGIVDYKQVAQSYARDFQEAGGTILTGFEVTDMEMAKESPAQSEDGLKYPVIVRSKKGQEVSCGHILTCAGLHSDRLARISGCSPQPRIVPFRGDYLLLKPEKSYLVKGNIYPVPNPRFPFLGFHFTPRMDGSVWLGPNAVLAFKREGYKLLDFSPGDFLDAVTYSGLWKLVLRNVSYGLGELYRAFSLSAQVRQLQRFIPEVTTNDVLRGPSGVRAQALDSEGNLVDDFVFDGGSGPVGSRILHVRNAPSPAATSSLAIAAAIADEAQRRFRL from the exons atggcggcggcgctGAGGGGCCGCGCGGGCCCGGGCGGGGCCCCGGCGCTGTGGCGGCTCCAGGGCCGGCGGCGAAG CTCGTTCGACGTGGCCGTGGTCGGTGCGGGGATCGTGGGCCTGGCCACGGcccgggagctgcagcagcgccaCCCCTCGCTGGCCTTGGCCGTgctggagaaggagcaggagccag CCCATCACCAGAGTGGCCACAACAGTGGTGTGATCCACAGTGGGATTTACTACACTCCTGGCTCCCTGAAGGCCAGGCTGTGCGTGCAGGGGGCAGCCCTGTGCTACAGATACTGTGACCAGAAGGGCATTCCCTACAAGCAGTGTGGGAAG CTGATTGTGGCTGTGGAACAGGATGAGATCCCAAGGCTCAAAGCTCTGTACGAGAGGGGGCTGCAGAACAATGTCCCAGGGCTGAAACTCATTGGAGCCAAGGAAATCCAGGAGAAGGAGCCCTTCTGCAGG GGACTGATGGCCCTGGACTCTCCCTACACTGGCATTGTGGATTACAAACAAGTGGCCCAGTCCTATGCCAGAGACTTCCAGGAAGCAGGGGGCACAATCCTGACTGGTTTTGAGGTCACAGACATGGAGATGGCCAAAGAAAGTCCTGCACAAAGTGAAGATG GGCTGAAATACCCAGTCATTGTTAGGAGCAAAAAG GGGCAGGAGGTGTCCTGTGGGCACATCCTGACCTGTGCTGGGCTCCACTCCGACCGCCTGGCGCGGATCAGcggctgcagcccccagcccaggatTGTCCCTTTCCGGGGGGATTATCTGCTGCTAAAACCAGAAAAGTCTTATTTGGTCAAAGGAAATATTTATCCA GTCCCCAACCCTCGTTTCCCATTCCTGGGCTTCCATTTCACTCCCAGGATGGATGGCAGTGTCTGGCTTGGCCCTAATGCAGTGCTGGCCTTTAAGAGAGAGGGCTACAAACTCCTGGACTTCAGCCCTGGGGACTTCTTGGATGCTGTCACCTACAG TGGGCTGTGGAAGCTGGTGCTGAGGAACGTGTCCTACGGCCTGGGGGAGCTGTACAGAGCCTTCTCCCTCAGTGCCCAGGTCAGGCAGCTGCAGAGGTTCATCCCTGAGGTCACCACCAATGATGTTCTCAG GGGTCCCTCAGGTGTGAGAGCCCAGGCCCTGGACAGCGAGGGCAATCTGGTGGATGACTTTGTGTTTGATGGGGGCTCGGGGCCCGTGGGCAGCAGGATCCTGCACGTCAGGAACGCTCCCTCCCCCGCggccacctcctccctggccatcGCCGCCGCCATCGCCGACGAGGCGCAGCGCCGCTTCCGGCTCTGA
- the CDKL1 gene encoding cyclin-dependent kinase-like 1 isoform X1, translated as MERYEKLGKVGEGSYGVVFKCRNKDTGQIVAIKKFLESEEDPVIRKIALREIRMLKRLKHPNLVRLLEVFRRKRRLHLVLEYCEHTVLQELGRHPRGVPEYLVKSITWQTLQAVNFCHKHNCIHRDVKPENILITKHSVIKLCDFGFARILTGPSDPYTDYVATRWYRSPELLVGDTQYGPPVDVWAIGCVFAELLAGLPLWPGQSDVDQLYLIRRTLGDLIPRHQQVFSTNQFFSGVRIPDPEIMEPLEVKFPNISYSALALMKGCLRMDPAERQSCEQLLQHPYFDSLREAAELGRERQRGSQRAARLPRRHLPGLQHLPQLTCSKVLPALDSKKNCCKTRKPKYHFPNI; from the exons ATGGAGCGCTACGAGAAGCTGGGCAAGGTCGGCGAGGGCTCCTACGGCGTCGTGTTCAAGTGCCGCAACAAGGACACGGGGCAGATTGTGGCCATCAAGAAGTTCCTGGAGTCCGAGGAGGACCCGGTGATCCGGAAGATCGCCCTGAGGGAGATCCGCATGCTCAAG CGACTCAAACACCCGAACCTGGTGAGGCTGCTCGAGGTGTTCCGGAGGAAGCGGCGGCTGCACCTGGTGCTGGAGTACTGCGAGCACAccgtgctgcaggagctgggccggCACCCCCGcgg GGTGCCAGAGTACCTGGTGAAGAGCATAACCTGGCAGACCCTGCAGGCTGTGAACTTCTGCCACAAACACAAT TGCATCCACCGGGACGtgaagccagagaacatcctgatAACGAAGCACTCTGTCATCAAACTCTGTGACTTTGGATTTGCTCGAATACTGA CAGGTCCCAGCGATCCCTACACGGACTACGTGGCCACGCGCTGGTACCGCAGCCCGGAGCTGCTGGTGGGGGACACCCAGTACGGGCCCCCCGTGGACGTGTGGGCCATCGGCTGCGTGTTCGCCGAGCTGCTCGCGGGGCTGCCCCTGTGGCCCGGCCAGTCGGACGTGGATCAGCTGTACCTGATCCGCAGAACCCTGG GGGATCTCATTCCCAGGCACCAGCAAGTGTTCAGCACCAACCAGTTCTTCAGTGGGGTAAGAATTCCAGACCCAGAGATCATG gaacCATTGGAAGTGAAATTCCCCAATATTTCATACTCTGCACTGGCTCTCATGAAG GGCTGCCTCCGGATGGACCCTGCggagaggcagagctgtgagcagctgctgcagcaccccTACTTTGACAGCCTgagggaggcagcagagctgggcagagagCGCCAGAGGGGCTCGCAGAGAGcagccaggctgcctcggaggcaCCTGCCGGGG TTACAGCACCTGCCTCAGCTGACCTGCAGCAAAGTTCTCCCAGCTTTGGACAGCAAGAAGAACTGCTGCAAGACAAGGAAACCAAAGTACCACTTCCCAAACATCTGA
- the CDKL1 gene encoding cyclin-dependent kinase-like 1 isoform X4, whose product MERYEKLGKVGEGSYGVVFKCRNKDTGQIVAIKKFLESEEDPVIRKIALREIRMLKRLKHPNLVRLLEVFRRKRRLHLVLEYCEHTVLQELGRHPRGVPEYLVKSITWQTLQAVNFCHKHNCIHRDVKPENILITKHSVIKLCDFGFARILRDLIPRHQQVFSTNQFFSGVRIPDPEIMEPLEVKFPNISYSALALMKGCLRMDPAERQSCEQLLQHPYFDSLREAAELGRERQRGSQRAARLPRRHLPGLQHLPQLTCSKVLPALDSKKNCCKTRKPKYHFPNI is encoded by the exons ATGGAGCGCTACGAGAAGCTGGGCAAGGTCGGCGAGGGCTCCTACGGCGTCGTGTTCAAGTGCCGCAACAAGGACACGGGGCAGATTGTGGCCATCAAGAAGTTCCTGGAGTCCGAGGAGGACCCGGTGATCCGGAAGATCGCCCTGAGGGAGATCCGCATGCTCAAG CGACTCAAACACCCGAACCTGGTGAGGCTGCTCGAGGTGTTCCGGAGGAAGCGGCGGCTGCACCTGGTGCTGGAGTACTGCGAGCACAccgtgctgcaggagctgggccggCACCCCCGcgg GGTGCCAGAGTACCTGGTGAAGAGCATAACCTGGCAGACCCTGCAGGCTGTGAACTTCTGCCACAAACACAAT TGCATCCACCGGGACGtgaagccagagaacatcctgatAACGAAGCACTCTGTCATCAAACTCTGTGACTTTGGATTTGCTCGAATACTGA GGGATCTCATTCCCAGGCACCAGCAAGTGTTCAGCACCAACCAGTTCTTCAGTGGGGTAAGAATTCCAGACCCAGAGATCATG gaacCATTGGAAGTGAAATTCCCCAATATTTCATACTCTGCACTGGCTCTCATGAAG GGCTGCCTCCGGATGGACCCTGCggagaggcagagctgtgagcagctgctgcagcaccccTACTTTGACAGCCTgagggaggcagcagagctgggcagagagCGCCAGAGGGGCTCGCAGAGAGcagccaggctgcctcggaggcaCCTGCCGGGG TTACAGCACCTGCCTCAGCTGACCTGCAGCAAAGTTCTCCCAGCTTTGGACAGCAAGAAGAACTGCTGCAAGACAAGGAAACCAAAGTACCACTTCCCAAACATCTGA
- the DMAC2L gene encoding ATP synthase subunit s, mitochondrial, with amino-acid sequence MMALGTLLRKPPLPPGSCRSFWGWLNAVFNKVDHERIRAVGPDRAASEWLLRCGALVRYQGSPKWQQDYNALPTGPLGRYRIEAISATDSCIMYRGFDYLDGLEHVRDIKLEKCMYIQDQCLQRLGETSTLQKSLQQLKIISCGNVTDTGILALHRLANLKYLYLSDLPGIREKEKTVRVLQQALPKLELELDLE; translated from the exons ATGATGGCCTTGGGGACGCTCCTGAGGAAGCCACCGCTGCCGCCGGGCAGTTGTAGATCCTTCTGGGGATGGCTGAATGCCGTGTTCAACAA GGTGGATCACGAGCGCATCCGCGCCGTGGGCCCGGACCGGGCGGCCTCGGAGTGGCTGCTGCGCTGCGGGGCCCTGGTGCGCTACCAGGGCTCGCCCAAGTGGCAGCAGGACTACAACGCGCTGCCCACCGGGCCCCTGGGCAGGTACCGCATCGAGGCCATCAGCGCCACCGACTCCTGCATCATGTACAGAGGATTTGACTACCTGG ATGGCCTGGAGCACGTCAGGGACATCAAGCTGGAGAAGTGCATGTACATCCAGGACCAGTGTCTGCAGAGGCTCGGCGAGACCAGCACCCTCCAGAAGAGTCTGCAGCAGCTGAAGATCATCTCCTGTGGCAACGTCACCGACACAGgcatcctggccctgcacaggctgGC GAACCTGAAATATTTGTATCTGAGTGACCTTCCTGGgatcagagagaaagaaaaaaccgtCCGTGTccttcagcaggcactgcccaagctggagctggagctggatttGGAATAA